From a single Rutidosis leptorrhynchoides isolate AG116_Rl617_1_P2 chromosome 5, CSIRO_AGI_Rlap_v1, whole genome shotgun sequence genomic region:
- the LOC139850566 gene encoding uncharacterized protein: protein MNNNNNNKKSEEEQDGLSVHSPCKAPNSSASSLRKEQSQVDLELKLLEALEIYPPVKLQGMHRHFVLYGLTEYMRRSFNRYFSASDVLQMLDRFYNLEMLKPDDEETGILNQVEEFSLPQSYFTKDES, encoded by the exons atgaataataataataataataagaaaagcgaagaagaacaagaTGGATTGTCAGTTCATTCTCCTTGTAAAGCCCCCAATTCTTCCGCTTCTTCCCTCAGAAAG GAGCAATCTCAGGTTGATTTGGAGCTTAAATTGTTAGAAGCTCTAGAAATTTATCCACCTGTTAAATTACAAG GAATGCACCGTCATTTTGTTCTTTACGGTCTAACAGAATACATGCGGAGAAG CTTCAATAGGTATTTTTCTGCGTCTGATGTCCTGCAGATGCTCGACCGTTTCTACAACTTGGAAATGCTG AAGCCGGATGATGAGGAAACTGGGATTTTGAACCAAGTTGAAGAATTCAGTTTGCCACAAAGttattttacaaaagatgaatcttGA